The nucleotide window CTTTCTGGCATAgaagtttgttttcattgacacaATTAGACACAGTATTGCACTGTTTGGGTTCAGTCACACTATAAAGggaaaggaggagggggggacTTCGCATTCCTGAACCCTGAACCTCGTCTCCTTGTGGTCTTGTTATCGCCCTTTTCGCgatatcaatttatttttatcggattctttttttttttttcatttttcccAATACAACCATGTGTTGACCGAGCGATCAAGCTCTTTTAGTCGAGGTAAAGACGGATTTTGAATTGTGGTACTCCAGTGGACGCCTTGCGCATGGGGAAAAAAGTGGCGTGAAAATGTCGTTATTCTGGTCACATACAATTACTAACGTCggccatacaaaaaaaaagtacattatcTGCCCTGACGGAACTTTTAGCTCTctattaataaagaaaatattgttttgtttacattttcttcCACTAGGTCATCTCCGAGCTGCAGAATGATCCAGAAAGAGCGTATGACGTGAAGCATTACTCCATAGACTGTAAAACTTTGAAACGCTGTCAACTCAAATATTTGTTCAAGCTGACCTTGGAAAGTATGGACGAGACTCCAAGAGTTCCTCTCACGAAGCAAGCAGCCACCAGGCAAATCAACTCTGCCCTGAGGAACAACTTGCTCTCTCACCACGTCTTCGTGTTTCACAAATGTGAGCAGTTTTGTAGGTCAAGGACAAAACTAGACTTTGAATTTCTGGAATTCATCTCAGACATTGCAAACTTAAGTGGCCCCGACCCAGGGAGTTTAAAAATAACGATCGCATTTACAACGTACGTGAAATTTAGAATGTTTTCACCTCACATTGAGAGCATTAGAGTTGGCATGTTGAGCGACTCCCTGGACATTCAAAGACTGCTCAACCAGTATGCAACGAACAAACCAAACGCAGCTAATTATGTCAGCGTCATCCAGCACGTGCTGGCCTTCCCAGAAGGGATCATAAGAACCGCTGTGGAGTTTCTCAGCTCGAGCTCAGATCTGCCTTCGGCGAGATATTTGGTGCAGATGATGACCAAGGACCGAGATTTCCTGGCCATGATCTTGAAGAAAAGAGCTCTGGAAGTAAAAGACTGGTTGAATGAAAGAGAATTGAAGTTTGTTCAGAAATGTCGTCCCATGCTTTTTCTTACCTATACTAAAGGTAAGGTAATGTCTTGATTCTCTACTTAACATCTGtatgtagatagatatatagatagataaatagataaataaatagatagatagatagatagatagatagatagatagatagatagatagatagatagatagatagatagatagatagatagatagatagatagatagatagatagatagatagatagatagatagatagatagatagatagatagatagacagaaacgGAAATATTGATAATGAAATCGATCTGCGtatcgacaaggccagtgcatcctattgCAGACtatctaaaaatgtctggaacacaccacaaatacaaagctagggatctatcaagccgtcatcctccctacattgctctatgcctcagaaacgtggacagtgtacagaaaacatgcaaagaaactgaatcacttccacataacacgtctaagaaaaatactgaatgtcaaatggcaagacaaaatcaCAGATACTGAAGAAGAGCGGGTCTCCAAAGCATCCATACaatcagggacaccctcaaggcgttcagcatagatcCAGCCACCtaggagacagaggcacatgacagagcatcatggcgtcgcgctgtgaaaactggcgcacatgttgctgaggaaaagagaaccaagctggcagaagaaaaaacgccagagaagaaaagcaaggccaatgacactagctccagctgaaataacctgcccagtgtgaaGTCGAACATTCCGggttcacataggtctcaccagccacatgaggaggcacaaaaccccagtgcaaagccctcagcaccctggatgacaaagtggtcatcatcgaaccacgatggacgaattataataatataaataagacAAATGGGGAAAGCTTGTAAAGTTAATAATTATACAacaaatcacttttttttctatagataATGAAATCGAATGAGTCCACTATATGACCTTTCTAGATTATTATGTCATCAGATTTACAGTGGAGAGAGAACTATATACCATCACCGGCAAATAGCAGTCAAACTACCTAGGCGCCGACGATTAAGTCATACAGACTTACTATCATAGGCGTCAACGTTTAGGTCAGAGTACAGACTTACTCCCCTAGGCGCCAACGTTTAAGTCAGAGTACAGACTTACTTCCCTAGGCGCCAACGTTTAAGTCAGAGTACAGACTTACTCCCCTAGGCGCCAACGTTTAGGTCAGAGTACAGACTTACTCCCCTAGGCGTCAACGTTTAGGTCAGAGTACAGACTTACTCCCCTAGGCGCCAACGTTTAAGTCAGAGTACAGCCTTACTCCCCTAGGCGCCAACGTTTAAGTCAGAGTACAGACTTACTCCCCTAGGCGCCAACGTTTAAGTCAGAGTACAGACTTACTCCCCTAGGCGCCAACGTTTAAGTCTAGCTGGGCCTGTGCTATGAAACGTGAACCTTGTAAATCTAAAACTTTCAAGTTTTAATCCAGTGCGATTCTGGGGAATTTCAATTTTGAACCGGGATTTGAAAATATGAGCCGAATAGCGTGTTATGAATGTTGGGCAGACAGCAGGGATACACCTAAATCTGTGACCTAGACTTATTCACGAAAAAGGATTGTATTTTAAAGATAGCTGTCATGATGTTCCTAAAattttgacagtttatgtattaTTTTGGGGGGAAAAAATCACTTACTGGTTTGACTGTTACAATttcagaaaaatatttaatcctcttaaaattaaattcatcTATAGCTTGTCGTTTTATCCGTGACAATTTGTCATATTAActtcaaagaataaaaaaaaatgtccaacaGACCGTGATACATACTTTGGGCGAGAGTGTATGTTGAACTAATGAAGCCTTAcaatagaaatgagagaaccatcagcttcataaagtagggctgcactttaaaaaaaaattgtttatacgAGCCGACCCGCAGCGTAGCATACGCtttcccccccaccccctctttttttctgagcctGGGTAACTCtagtggggtaactctagtccgacatgcagaaataaaagagttttcTTTCCATGATTTTTTATATCGAGGGTTAGAGActcggcgtgcgtgcgtgctGTCCCGCATGATTGggcgacgaagagaattatatatctagactacatttttttaaaattacgaACCTTTTTTTTGGTGACAGACTTTTTACAGGAGACGTTTGAGACCAAGAAAACAGCGCGAGACTGGAATCATTTTTTTGGTAAACTTCGAGATAAAGATATTCTTCTAGATCTACCAGATTTGGATCGCGTGACCTTTCACCCTATGGTCATATACTACGTCATGGATAAAAGTTACCTCACTCGTAGGATAAAGATGTCATGGTAAGCAAgcgatttttaaaacaaagggcGATCCCTACTGCTCGGGCACATGAGAAATTGTcatatgattttattttttttttgtgaagacTAAAAATGTGTTGTATTTGCATTGTAATGATAAATATATCGTTTAATACGACATAATTAAAAGACTCCaccgacagacagacggagtgagctgCTATACGTTTGGTAAAGATATACttttataaatagttaaatttaaaacttGATATTTCTGTTTCATTTAAGGAAGAAAAGATTCTTGATACAAATCTTAATCGAAGGAGAAAAAAGCATCCATCTGATAGGAAGCAGTTGCCAGCACTACAAACACTGGTCAGAGATCAGACTTCTGTTACAGCAAGCGATCTCTCGTCCTAATGATGGCTCTCTAGACTCTCTTTGTAAGGTCTGGTACAACAATCATTCTCCCGCCCTAATGATAGCTCTGTAGACTCACATTGTAAGGTCTGTTACAACAATCATTCTCCCGCCCTAATGATAGCTCTGTAGACTCACATTGTAAGGTCTGTTACAACAATCATTCTCCCGCCCTAATGATAGCTCTGTAGACTCACATTGTAAGGTCTGTTACAACAATCATTCTCCCGCCCTAATGATAGCTCTGTAGACTCACATTGTAAGGTCTGTTACAACAATCATTCTCCCGTCCTAATGATAGCTCTGTAGACTCTCTTTGTAAGGTCTGTTACAACAATCATTCTCCCGCCCTAAAGATAGCTCTGTAGACTCTCTTTGTAAGGTCTATTACTACAATCATTCTCCCGCCCTAATGATAGCTCTGTAGACTCTCTTTGTAAGGTCTGTTACAACAATCATTCTCCCGCCCTAATGATAGCTCTGTAGACTCTCTTTGTAAGGTCTGTTACAACAATCATTCTCCCGCCCTAATGATAGCTCTGTAGACTCTCTTTGTAAGGTCTGTTACAACAATCATTCTCCCGCCCTAATGATGGCTCTGTAGACTCACATAGGTAAGGTCTGTTACAGCAAGCGATCTCTCGCCCTAATGATAGCTCTGTAGACTCACATTGTAAGGTCTGTTACAGCAAGCGATCTCTCGCCCTAATGATAGCTCTGTAGACTCACATTGTAAGGTCTGTTACAGCAAGCGATCTCTCGCCCTAATGATAGCTCTGTAGACTCACATTGTAAGGTCTGTTACAGCAAGCGATCTCTCGCCCTAATGATGGCTCTGTAGACTCTCTTTGTAAGGTCTGTTACAGCAAGCGATCTCTCGCCCTAATGATGGCTCTGTAGTCTCACATAGGTAAGGTCTGTTACAGCAAGCGATCTCTCGCCCTAATGATAGCTCTGTAAACTCACATTGTAAGGTCTGTTACAGCAAGCGATCTCTCGCCCTAATGATAGCTCTGTAGACTCACATTGTGAGGTCTGTTACAGCAAGCGATCTCTCGCCCTAATGATAGCTCTGTAGACTCAAATTGTAAAGTCTGTTACAACAATCATTCTCCCGCCCTAATGATGGCTCTGTAGACTCACATTGTAAGGTCTGTTACAACAAGCAATCTCCCGCCCTAATGATAGCTCTGTAGACTCACAGTGTAAGGACTGTTACAACAAGCAATCTCCCGCTCTAATGATAGCTCTGTAGACTCACATTGTAAGGACTGTTACAACAAGCAATCTCCCGCTCTAATGATAGCTCTGTAGACTCACATTGTAAGGTCTGTTACAACAATCATTCTCCCGCCCTAATGATAGCTCTGTAGACTCACATTGTAAGGACTGTTACAACAAGCAATCTCCCGCTCTAATGATAGCTCTGTAGACTCACATTGTAAGGACTGTTACAACAAGCAATCTCCCGCTCTAATGATAGCTCTGTAGACTCACATTGTAAGGACTGTTACAACAAGCAATCTCCCGCCCTAATGATAGCTCTGTAGACTCACATTGTAAGGACTGTTACAACAAGCAATCTCCCGCCCTAATGATAGCTCTGTAGACTCACATTGTAAGGTCTGTTACAACAATCATTCTCCCGCCCTAATGATAGCTCCGTAGACTCACATTGTAAGGTCTGTTACAACAATCATTCTCCCGCCCTAATGATAGCTCTGTAGACTCACATTGTAAGGTCTGTTACAACAATCATTCTCCCGCCCTAATGATAGCTCTGTAGACTCACATTGTAAGGTCTGTTACAACAATCATTCTCCCGCCCTAATGATTGCTCTGTAGACTCACATTGTAAGGTCTGTTACAACAATCATTCTCCCGCCCTAATGATGGCTCTGTAGACTCACATAGGTAAGGTCTGTTACAGCAAGCGATCTCTCGCCCTAATGATAGCTCTGTAGACTCACATTGTAAGGTCTGTTACAGCAAGCGATCTCTCGCCCTAATGATAGCTCTGTAGACTCACATTGTAAGGTCTGTTACAGCAAGCGATCTCTCGCCCTAATGATGGCTCTGTAGACTCTCTTTGTAAGGACTGTTACAGCAAGCGATCTCTCGCCCTAATGATAGCTCTGTAGACTCACATTGTAAGGTCTGTTACAGCAAGCGATCTCTCGCCCTAATGATAGCTCTGTAGACTCACATTGTAAGGTCTGTTACAGCAAGCGATCTCTCGCCCTAATGATGGCTCTGTAGACTCTCTTTGTAAGGACTGTTACAGCAAGCGATCTCTCGCCCTAATGATAGCTCTGTAGACTCACATTGTAAGGACTGTTACAACAAGCAATCTCCCGCTCTAATGATAGCTCTGTAGACTCACATTGTAAGGTCTGTTACAACAAGCAATCTCCCGCTCTAATGATAGGTCCGTAGACTCACATTGTAAGGTCTGTTACAACAATCATTCTCCCGCCCTAATGATAGCTCTGTAGACTCACATTGTAAGGTCTGTTACAGCAAGCGATCTCTCGCCCTAATGATGGCTCTGTAGACTCTCTTTGTAAGGACTGTTACAGCAAGCGATCTCTCGCCCTAATGATAGCTCTGTAGACTCACATTGTAAGGACTGTTACAACAAGCAATCTCCCGCCCTAATGATAGCTCTGTAGACTCACATTGTAAGGTCTGTTACAACAATCATTCTCCCGCGCTAATGATAGCTCTGTAGACTCACATTGTAAGGACTGTTACAACAATCATTCTCCCGCCCTAATGATAGCTCTGTAGACTCACATTGTAAGGTCTGTTACAACAATCATTCTCCCGCCCTAATGATAGCTCTGTAGACTCACATTGTAAGGTCTGTTACAACAATCATTCTCCCGTCCTAATGATAGCTCTGTAGACTCACATTGTAAGGTCTGTTACAACAAGCAATCTCCCGCCCTAATGATAGCTCTGTAGACTCACATTGTAAGGTCTGTTACAACAAGCGATCTCTCGCCCTAATGATAGCTCTGTAGACTCACATTGTAAGGTCTGTTACAACAATCATTCTCCCGCCCTAATGATAGCTCTGTAGACTCACATTGTAAGGTCTGTTACAACAATCATTCTCCCGCCCTAATGATAGCTCTGTAGACTCACATTGTAAGGTCTGTTACAACAATCATTCTCCCGCCCTAATGATGGCTCTGTAGACTCACATAGGTAAGGTCTGTTACAGCAAGCGATCTCTCGCCCTAATGATAGCTCTGTAGACTCACATTGTAAGGTCTGTTACAGCAAGCGATCTCTCGCCCTAATGATAGCTCTGTAGACTCACATTGTAAGGTCTGTTACAGCAAGCGATCTCTCGCCCTAATGATGGCTCTGTAGACTCTCTTTGTAAGGACTGTTACAGCAAGCGATCTCTCGCCCTAATGATAGCTCTGTAGACTCACATTGTAAGGTCTGTTACAGCAAGCGATCTCTCGCCCTAATGATAGCTCTGTAGACTCACATTGTAAGGTCTGTTACAGCAAGCGATCTCCCGCCCTAATGATAGCTCTGTAGACTCACATTGTAAGGTCTGTTACAACAATCATTCTCCCGCCCTAATGCCAAACATTTCGATCTCATGTTCTTTCATCAGATTGCTTTTGCTGCTGGGAGGTTGATTATGTACACTTTTCCAGACAAAGCCAAAAAGTTCTACAATAAATTGTTGAAAAGGGCTAAAGATCCCGGAGTATGTGCTGCAATCAAAGCTCACTGTGGAAATCTCTATGCATTAGGAACAagtaagtttttgttttcttgagtgcTTTCCAGACATTGATGTCAGGAGAAACAAGATCTTTCTGGATTTTCCACCACCACATATTGGAATTATATGGACATATCCATGAAACGTTTGTTttaagtaaataaatgtttatctttaattaaatatagacacaTTTCAtatcatttttacatttaccTTTACCTAACCTTTTGTCctttggaccgttggggcaccatgcaagatttgtcgaccatctttctccatttctctctgtcttttgctttagttagaacctctttcaatggcaggcccgtccattcttttatgttgtctgcctcttcttttttttcctggtactgttcccctaAGGAAGGTATTTTAtacatctctttctgtggccgacggttaacgacgGTAGCATggggctagcacaacgaccaaccgcttttactttcccaaagTATGTCCGGTACCCAGTACAATTGGGTGGACTCCCAAACTTTTCCATAGTAAAtgatggctacctggtcgtgtggtatgcgcctCGGACAGTCATTAGGATCGTCTCGAGTCCAAATCCAGCCCGCGTTCATCCTGCAGGAGAAATTGGGCTGgcatctaaaaatatttatttctgggGGCACCTCTGATAAACATCAACCATTACAACCATACTTCCCTAAGCTGTCTGTCAGGGGTTCATTTCTTAGCTTTGCTTTGTCTTGGCTCGTTAGTGATATGAATATTCAATTAAAATTCATTAATACTTGTTACacaaataagaacaattactacttaATACACTCTAACTCCAACTCAGATATCCATGGAAAtgcaaataatactttaatacttaataagcACACACTTATATTAACTGTCAGtaaataatacataaacaccagtccaggaagcgattgtccaaccttcctggaacgggagcaagacctcactaacttaacacactctctctcttacattcaacgaagacttaacccttcagttcacaacacgtgcaagacTGTTCACATTCACAACCTGGGAATACACatacaaggggatataactatcataccaaaatatcaaactaacatttaCTCACGCCATACCTCCCCCTAACACTGTCCAATACCAACGCAAAGCTCGAATTCCCGCTCGTCTCGACCAAACAATGGCCCCTACTCCTCTCTCCCAGTGTTCTTTTATGCAATCCTCATAGCAACATCCTAGTCCTAGGCAAACCTTAGCAAGTCTTGCACTAAGCAGATCTCATAGATCTCAGTAGATTTAACaagcacatttttaaaaaaatctgaaataGTTTTACTGATGGGGCTTTTCATTgcgaaaaaaaagagacatGTTAATAAAATGATAACTACATAGAAGAAATACTTTTTACGCAAATTACAAGTACCCATTATATTgtcatcaaaatgtattttcttagAATCTATAATTCATTGGGAGGCgcagtggctaagtggtaaagcgcttagcttctgaaacgggggtcccggtttcgaatcctggtgaagactgggattttaaatttcgggatgtttgggcgcctctgagtcgtggaaaagtaatggcggttggtcgttgtgcttgccacatgacacactcgttaaccttgggccacagaaacagatgaccctatagatcgcaaggtcttttAACTTTAACTTCACTATAACTACTTTAATACAGACAGTATTTTTCCATGTTTAGATAATAACTGGCAGCTTGCGGAACAAACTTTGGACTCAGCATTGTCAGTCCTAAGAGAAAGAAACTTGGCTTATTTCTACAGATGGGCAGCAGTGAGAAAGGGCATCATACTACAGAGACAAGGAAAAAATCAGGACGCTCTACGgtaattgttgattttttttatatgttatataaATTAAAGATTAAAGCATTATAACAAGAAAGAAATCCTTTCGAACGCTTAAAGATTGAAAAGTATGTTTGCGTTATTCTCGTGTTCTATTCAGTTATTTTAGAGATGCAATAGAGAGCAAAATACCTCATCACTTTGGAGATGTCTCAGAGAGTCTGAAGGTTCCAGAATTTCTCGTGAAGGAAGAGAATTTCACTGCTGGTATTTACGAAACCATTCCTTTAATATTCACAGGTAAGTACACGTCATACGTAGTTATTCTAATCCATTGGGTGCTGAGGTCACATGCTGGGGTTATAGCAAGATGAGGAATTGAAACTAAGACAAGCACAATGTAAACAATTAAGTTAtagtaaacattgttttttaatcgcCCAGAATAATAATTGGTCAGACAAGTGTATAGAAGCACGTCGCTGCTTTTTTGATGAACACTTTTGAAAGAATAGAAGCTACTGATGCCCTTGCAAGAAAAGGGCGCATTGGCCGCAGCCAGTCTCGAAGAATGACGCACGTTTCTTCTGAATATAGTCTGTTCTTTCAACTATTCACCGTATTcaactatcccttagtctgttggacctttgAAGTCCACGCAAGATTCGTCGTACATCTTTCTcccttcctctctgtcttttgcctttgatggctgcctggtcgtgcggtttgcgcgctggactgtcgttcggatttatggatggtcccgggttcaaaccctgcccgctctcatCCCCTTCGTCCtgggggaggtttggactaggaagtcaaatatcttcaactctgaaggaacatccgaaacatgtaaaacattttacaaacaaacatttttcaatggcctgccagtccattctttgatgttgtcttcctacccaaacgtgtaaaaaaaaaaaacaaagtacaaAGTAGAGagattaaaaatgtcttttcagTACGCCATAAATGAGAGATATAAATTATACTTTTAATGATGTAACGAGTAGTCAATAATTCGTACATACTTTCTATCATTATCAGCCTACATGTTTGTTCACTTTTGTCTGCTGAATTGTTATAAACAAACACTGTTAtgtcttttttattgattactTTTTCCTTTACACTCAGAGAGCAGAAGTCTGACGAAGTCACGTGACAATGCACTTTATGATTTCAGGCCATGAAAATGAAGCTTTAAATAAACTTTTCCCACTACTGCATGACCTCGAGAGCGAGAAGGAAAACGTCCATCCGCAGTACGCTGTTCTCTTAAACAACATTGGCCTGGCCTTTGAGAGAGGTGAGCTAATTGTGTACTTAGGGCCCATCGTATGAAGATGTTTAACTCTAgtgcagacattttttttaggtaGAGCCCACGAAATCAATATTTATggtttaaagttatatttattcCAGTAAGATTATATCTTCAACAATAAAGATTACACTGGACGTGTGTGTATCACTCCATTAACTTTTACGCTGACATACAGAGCAATCTCAAACATACAATTTAAAGTGTACACAACATTAAAGCTTCTGTTTATTGTTTAACATAATagggcttgtcttcgagtccatgGCTAGGATatcattatcttcaaatctgatgGAACATTCCaaacatgtaaaaataaaaagacttctatgcacattttgtacatgtatttttaaaaagctctgtccctctgtttgggtggaatcttgtaccCGCTATTTCTACCAGTTCCTATACTCGGGTGAAGTTAaaaatgtgcacaattatttgatGTCGATGACGACAcacgaatcaatgaaaaaaataaacaactagttaatcaattagagGTAATTAAGCTTTTGTTTACTTAGAAAAAAAGGATATTATTATTTGAGTATTGAGAAATGTGGCAGAtatgtatttctttgtttttaaaatagtattattttttctctctattgaAAGGTGAAGATTTGCCGAATGCTTTGAAATGGTATAAGAAGTCATTAGAAGTACGGCGCCGGTTAGGAAAGATAACTCCGTACATTCTTGTGATATCTTTAAATAACATAGCCATGCTTACTTACAAACTCTCCAAAGacaaaggtaattttttttctaatcttaaatgattagctctagatctagattgatatTGCATCCTGCGTTACAAAAGTGGCCTCTGACAAATAGGCAAACCATTGCCTTCACGTGTGGTTCCGATATTAGAGCCGACAGAACATTTGTCAGTGGCATGAGAAGGTAAAAGGGGAGCAATTTATGATTCCTAGTGGGACTCATCCTTTTAGTGccctctaaaaaaacaaaacaaaacaacgaaCTGGGATAATAaatatgtgtttaaaaaaagttatatcaATCAGAAAATAATATATGTGTGACTGACTTGAGATTGATAGAATTTTAGGGTTATTAAATTTGGCTTTTTGTTTTGCTTCTCCTTTAGACTCCTTGAGGGACTGTCAAAAATATCTTCATGAAGCCTTGGACATACTGCAAGAAACCAACTGGCACTTTAATGATAGAGCTTTAACATTAAATCATCTTGCTGAGATCAATACACAGAAGTAATTATTTACTTACCATGGattcgctttctctctctctctctctctctctctctctctctctctttctctctctattttctttctctctctatctctctcaatttttctctctctcgttttctctttctttctttctctctctcactccctgtctctcttactctcgttttctctctctctctctttctctctctcactccttgtctctcttactctttctttctcttactctcgtttcatctttctctcttttctctttcactattttctctctctttctctccccctctctctctttctttttctcactttctcttttttctctctctttaactttctctctgtttgtgtgtgttactCTGTGTCTCTCCCCATCGCTTTATCATTcacttttctttcctttttcctCTCAATTCTTCTCTATAATGACTCATTGCAGAATCACACCATGGGTCCAAATCTCATTGCAGTATCACACCATGGGTCCAAAACTCATTGCAGTATCACACCATGGGTCCAAAACTCATTGCAGTATCACACCATGGGTCCAAATCTCATTGCAGTATGACAACATGGGTCCAAAACTCATTGCAGTATCACACCATGGGTCCAAAACTCATTGCAGTATCACAACATGGGTGAAGAACTCATTGTAGTATCACAACATGGGTAAAGAACTCATTGTAGTATCACAACATGGGTGAAGAACTCATTGCAGTATCACACAATGGATCCAAAACTCATTGCAGTATCACACAATGGATCCATAACTCATTGCAGTATCACACAATGGATCCAGAACTCATTGCAGTATCACACAATGGATCCAGAACTCATTGCAGTATCACACAATGGATCCAGAACTCATTGTAGTATCACACCATGGATCCAGAACTCATTGCAGTATCACACAATGGATCCAGAACTCATTGCAGTATCACACAATGGATCCAGAACTCATTGCAGTATCACACAATGGATCCAGAACTCATTGCAGTATCACACCATGGATCCAGAACTCATTG belongs to Biomphalaria glabrata chromosome 12, xgBioGlab47.1, whole genome shotgun sequence and includes:
- the LOC106059054 gene encoding uncharacterized protein LOC106059054, yielding MSCGSTLEAFCEHDQMMKFSKSLHVTNIRFEEKAAVKAALLPGKILQVHGPPLVGKSVLVDQVISELQNDPERAYDVKHYSIDCKTLKRCQLKYLFKLTLESMDETPRVPLTKQAATRQINSALRNNLLSHHVFVFHKCEQFCRSRTKLDFEFLEFISDIANLSGPDPGSLKITIAFTTYVKFRMFSPHIESIRVGMLSDSLDIQRLLNQYATNKPNAANYVSVIQHVLAFPEGIIRTAVEFLSSSSDLPSARYLVQMMTKDRDFLAMILKKRALEVKDWLNERELKFVQKCRPMLFLTYTKGKVMS